A genomic region of Phragmites australis chromosome 2, lpPhrAust1.1, whole genome shotgun sequence contains the following coding sequences:
- the LOC133904818 gene encoding uncharacterized protein LOC133904818 produces the protein MAAISAEEKARTLEQCECYLDAAIERLNNLRLDDPKPDGEGPSPDGNGVQLAGAPAPAQTTAAVASAAETNLPVPSGGCGDNRTKWVEELIQQITSADDVHDARARAARLLESLERSVAAERDVAVWQSGVLKKAVLLQHRLHKAQEEENRELQRQVAACQERVRRLEYDNYALSAHIRQAQPKGGSMSGRFHPEVF, from the coding sequence ATGGCGGCCATCTCCGCGGAAGAGAAGGCGCGCACTCTGGAGCAATGCGAGTGTTATCTGGACGCGGCGATAGAGCGCCTGAACAACCTGCGGTTGGATGATCCCAAGCCGGACGGCGAAGGCCCTTCTCCTGACGGCAATGGCGTCCAGCTCGCCGGCGCCCCTGCTCCTGCACAGACCACCGCCGCTGTCGCCTCGGCAGCAGAGACCAACCTTCCGGTTCCATCAGGCGGCTGTGGCGACAACCgcaccaaatgggtcgaggAACTCATCCAACAGATTACTAGCGCAGATGACGTGCACGACGCCAGGGCCCGCGCCGCTAGGCTGCTGGAGTCCTTGGAGCGCTCGGTCGCCGCAGAGCGTGACGTCGCCGTCTGGCAGAGCGGCGTCCTGAAGAAGGCGGTCCTCTTGCAGCACCGGCTGCACAAGGCGCAGGAGGAGGAGAACCGGGAGCTCCAGCGCCAGGTCGCGGCGTGCCAGGAGCGGGTGAGGAGGCTCGAGTATGACAACTACGCCCTGTCCGCGCACATCAGGCAGGCGCAGCCGAAGGGGGGCTCCATGTCCGGGAGGTTCCACCCGGAGGTTTTCTGA